CGTCCGGATGATCGGAAAAATGATTTTCTCCCGTTCATAATAGGAGTAGAGATCGACGCCGTAGTGCAAAAAAAGCTCCGCGCGGGCCAGCTCAAAATAGTTTAGATAATTGCCGTGCCAGACGATCTGCATGGGATCAAGATCAAAAAACGGCACGCTGATTTTCACTTCGAAACTTTTTTTATCGGCGCTCATGACTTTCCCCTGAAAAAATCAGTGTAACGAATAACCAGGCACATTCTTTCAATATCTTCATCAAGCGGCCGGTCTTCCGTCACCGGGTCGCTTACCCGCCGGATATTTTGCAGCGTTTTGGCAAGAAGCGGCCGGACCTGGACGTTTTGCCGGATATCGCACGCCTGCGCCGCCGCCAGCAGATGAATGGAAACCACCCGCTCCGTCAGCGTGCAGACCCTTTCGGCATCCCGGGCCGCAATCGTGCCCATACTGACCTTATCCTGATTATGGGACTCGGTCGAACGCGAAAAAGACGCGGCGGGCATCGTGGCCTTCAGCGCTTCGGCGGTCAGCGCCGATGACGAAATCGACATGGCCTTGAAACCATGATGCAGCCCCTGCCCGTTGCCGTTTTGGAAAACCAGATCGCCCGGCAGTCCCCGGTTGAGATTCGGATTGACCAGCAGCATGATCTGACGGTCGCACATATCCGCCGCCGAAGCCAGCGCGGCCTTGAGTCCGTCCATGGCAAAAGCGATATGGCCGCCGTAAAAGTTGCCGCCCATCAGCACCTCTCCCGTGGCGGGATCAAATATCGGATTATCGTTGGACGAGTTGGCTTCGATCTCCACCCATTTTTTTATCCAGGTCAGCGCATCAGCCAGCACACCCAGCACCTGCGGGGCGCAGCGCAGCGAGTAAGGGTCCTGCAGGGTTTCCAGCGCGTCGTCTTCCAACCGGCGCGCGGACACGCGGGCAGTAAGCAATTGGGATATTTTCCCGGCGACATGGGTTTGGCCGGGAAACGGCTTGGCACCGGAAATCACCGGATGATAATGATGGGCGTTGCCTTTCATCGCATGAACACTGAGCGCTGTGGCAACAATTGCGGCATCCAGAATTCTTTCGGCTCTCCCCACGTCCATGACGGCGATCCCCGTCATGGTTGTTGTGCCGTTCACCATCGACAGCGGTTCTTTCGGCAGATACCGGTAAGGTTTCAATCCGGCTTTTTTCAGAGCCTTGGCGGCAGGCATGATGTCATCCCGATAGAACACATCGCGTTCACCCATGAGCGCCGCCCCGATATAGGACATGGGCGTCAGATCGCCGGACGCGCCGACGGACCCTTCACAAGGCACCACGGGCGTAATACCCTCGTTTAAAAAATCCGCCATTTGTTTGAGCAAGCCGATCGACACGCCGGAGTAGCCGCGCGAAAGACAGATGATGCGGGTCAGCATGGCGGCGCGTGTTTCGGGAATGCCTATCGGATCACCGGTGCCGCAGCCATGAAAGCGGAAAATATTGAAGCCGTTTTTCATGGCGGTTTTCATGTTGATCCGGTTGCCGCAGGATTTGCCATAACCCGTGTTGACACCGTAAACCGCAACGCCTTTCTGCATCGCGTCCATCAATGCTTTTTGCGTCTTCCCCATCCGCTTCACAAAAGCCGCAGCAGTGCTGATCACCACGGGCACGCCGTCTTCGGCCACCGCCAGAATATCTTCAAAACTGACATGACCGCCGTCGATGACCACGGCGGCCTTGTTGCCAATTTTCTTCATCGGTTCAAATTCTCCTTTCACCCAATCATCTCTGCGGACGGACACGCTGTCGATAGGTCCCGTCCTGCTTTTCCTTTTCGACCACTCTTTTGAGCATTTTAAACATTTTGTAGGTCTGCGGCTCTTCTTCATAAAACGTGTCCCAGGCGTAATAATACATTTGCTGAAGCGCCTCAGGCGTCATCAGCTTCGGCTGAAACACCACTTTGCCGCAGGTGTAACGGTTCCAGTCGTATGAAGCAATTCTGCCTTCGCGATGCAGATCGTCAAAGGTCCGGGTGTGCGGAAAAGGCGTCAGCACCGTAAACTCCGCCATATCCAGTTCGATTTCCAGCAGAAAATCCACCAGTCGCTTGATATAATCCTCCGTATGATAATCCAGCCCCAGCAAAATACTGCCTTCCACGCCGATGCCGTAATCGTGATAGCGTTTGACGCGCTCGCGGATAAAATCGGATGAATCAAAAATCGCCTGATACACAAACCAGGCGCCAGCCTGAGCCGCCAGATCCAGGACTTTATCGTCGTTTTCAATCGGATGGCAGCACCATTTCTTTTTCAGCGGAATCATTTCCTTGAACAGGCCCATCTCCCAGTCTTTATCCTGCGCCAGGGAATTATCGACAATGAACAGGCGGTTGTTATTAATGCCGGCCATTTCTTCGACAACTTTGTCGTAAGGCCGCGGACGAAAACTCCGGCCGCCTAAAAAGTTGACGCAGCACGGATAACAATTAAAGCGGCAGCCGCGGGAGGCGTGCACCAGATCGACCATTTGCACGCCCTTGTAGTTATACATCCCGCGGTTCAAAATACCGCGCCGGGCCGTTCCGACGCTTTCAATCGGCTGAAAATTCTGCATATAATTATAAACCTTTTGCAGCCGGCCCGCCTCGAAATCGGCAAAGACCTGTTCCATCCAGCCTTCCGCCTCTCCCAGAAAAACAGCATCCGCATGCTGTTCACTTTCCTCGGCGTGCAGCATCGTGGCGATCCCGCCGCAGATAACCTTCACACCGCGGGCGCGAAACGCGTCGGCGATTTCCCAGCCCCGTTTGACCTGTGCGGTCAGCATCATCGAGATGCCGACAAAATCGACGGCTGCGTCAAAATCAACCGGTTCAACGTTTTCATCGATAAATTTTACATCCACATCCTCAGGGAGGCAGGCCGCCATCACGACCGGTCCGTGCGGCGGCAGGGTGAAGCTCGTCTGGCGATCGAGTTTTTCCCATTTCGGATAAATTAACAGAAAATGCATAGGTCCTCTTTGTTTTCAGTCTATTCCCGGGTAACGGCCCGGGCAATGATCCGTTTCAGATTTCATTCGACCCGGCTGAAAGACGCGTGATCCGGGTGACGCGCCGGCCATTGAGACGTCAGCGAAAACGGCACTGACCGGTTTCACAATCCATTCGGCTGTTCTGATATATTTTCAGCGCGTTTTTTTAAAATTCTTTTCAGAACCTTTCCGCTCTGATTGCGCGGAAACTCTTCGACAAAAAATACCCGTTTGGGAATCTTGTAATGGGCGATTTTTCCGGAAAGCGCGCTTAAGACATCCTTCTCCGACAGCCGGCTGTCTTTTTCCGGAATGACAAACGCGCCGACCACTTCGCCCCGTTTGGGATCGGGCATTCCCACCACCGCGGCTTCCTTGATCCCGGGCAGCGACTGGAGCGCCCGCTCCACTTCCACCGGATAAATATTTTCACCGGAGGAAATAATCATTTCCACTTTTCGCCCCACAATATAGACAAAACCGTCTTCATCGCGGCGGCCCATATCGCCCGTGCAAAACCAGCCGTCCCTGAAAACGGCCCCGGTTGCCGCTTCTTTATTCCAGTAACCGGGAAACACGTTCGGTCCCTGAACAAGAATTTCACCCGGGTCCGCCGTGTGGATATCGCGGCCCTGATCATCGACAATGCGCAGATTCACATGAAACACTTCCTTGCCGACCGACCCCGCCTTGCGGATCGAATCATCCAGATCCAGTGACGTGAGCCGTCCGGTTTCCGTGAGCGCGTAGCCCTGCACAAACCCCACGCCTTTTTCATCCTGATATTTCCGAATAACCGGCAGGGGAATCGGCGCGCCGCCCGAAATAAAAAAATGCACGTGCGACAAATCCGCGTCGTTCCATTCCGGCGCATCCGCGATCATTTGATACATCACCGGCACGGCGAACATGTAATTGATTTTTCCACGGCAGATGGTCTGGAGCGTTTCAGACGCGTTGTAAAAGCTGCTGATCACGATGCTGCCGCCCGCGTAAATAATCGGCGTTACGGACGCCGCCAGGGCGCCGATATGAAACAGGGGCGCAACGACCAGCGATTTATAAGACCGGTCAACGCCGTAACCCAACAGCGAATGAATCGCACCGAATAAAATATTCTGATGGGTTAAAACCGCGCCTTTGGGATCACCCGTGGTGCCGGAGGTGTACATGATAAAAAGCGGATCGGGCAAATCGACGTCTGTGATTTCCGGCGGCTCAGATGTTGCAAAACCTTCGACATAAGACGAAAAATCCGGATCGCCTTCTCCCCCCTGCCCCTTCAGGCAATACGTTTTTTGAACACCGCCTGCCGCTTTGATTTCGGAAACTTTCTCTTTGAATTCAGATGAATAGATGAGAACTTCCGGCGCGCTGTCGCGGATGATATATAACAGTTCCGGCACCGCCAGGCGGAAATTCAGGGGGACCATGATTAAACCGGTCTTGGCGCAGGCAAAAAATATCTCCAGAAATTCGCTGGAATTCGACATTAAAAGCGCGACGCGCATCCCCTTGGCCAGACCCATCCGTCCCAGCGCATGGGCTGTCTTATTCACCCGCTCATTGAATTGCCGGTTGTTGTAAGCCTTGTTCGGCTCCGTCAGAAACGGTTTATCCGGCGCAATCATCGCGCGTTTGCTGATCCATTCCCCGATATTCAAAATGGTTCCTCTTTAACTTTCACAATCACTCAAAACCAGATACGCGTAAGTTCCGCCGAAGGATATACCGGCCAGAACCGCGTGTTTTATATCCATTTCTATTTTCCGGCCTCTCACCAGGGGCAGCGGCGCCAGCGGCAGATTTAATCCGACTGTCTGCGGCAAACATCTTTTTTCCACAGATAAGGCCAGAGCGCAAGCCCGAATACCGCCTCCGGAAAAACTCTCGCCGATGGCGCCCTTGATGGACGTCAGATGCGGCATGCAGCCGCACGTCCTGAACATTTCCTCATAGGCCGAAGCTTCCACCTGATCCAGTACCCTGCTCCCATTGGCCGCGGCCATCACCGCCGTTATCTCCGCAAGCTTAAGGCCCGCGTTCTTTAATGCCTTTGTAAATGTCCGTTTGATGCCTTCCGTGTGCTGCGGCCAGGCGGTGGGGCCGGCAGGTGAGGATCCCAGACCGGCGCCGGTTATTTCGCAGTAAATTTTCGCGCCCCGCCGTCTGGCGCGCGCCAGAGACTCCAGACACAGGATGCCGCATCCTTCCCCGGCCACATAACCGTTTCTCTCCTGATCAAAAGGACGGGCGCCTTCGGGTCCGCCGTCCGAAGGCGACAGGCCGCGAAATTTCGTCAGCGCCTCATAATAAAATCCGGACAGGATGTCTACGCCGCCGGCCAGAATCACATCCGCTACGCCGCGCCTTATTTCCGAGACGGCATAGGCCATGGCGGTTTCAGCAGAAACGGCAAAATGCGTAACCGTGGTATTGACGCCGCGGAATCCGAGTTCAATCGACGCATGTCCCGCCGGTGCGTTCATGACCGTGTTGGGCACCAGGATCGGATTGACCGAAGACGGCCCCTCGCCAATCAGCGTATCGGCAAATATGGCGGTGACATCCGTCGCCCCGAACGCCGTACCCAGAATCATCCCGATCCGGTCGCGATTTCCGGAGTTTACTAAAATGCCCGCATCTTCAAGCGCGAGGCGGGCCGAAGCGGTCGTCATAAGCGACGTCTTGTCCATCCGCCGCAGATTTTTTACGGAGATAAAATCACGGGGCGTGAAGCCGCGCACTTCCGCGCCCAGATGCGACGTCACTGCACCGGTATCAAACCCCTGCACCGTATCAATGGCGCAATCGCCGGCGAAAAGCCTTCGGGAAAATTCATCTTTGCCCACGCCCAGCGGCGTAACTGCCCCCAGACCGGTCACAACAATGCGCCGGCTGTCCGATGGATCGTAAGGGTTATCCATGAACCGCACCCCGCCCTTCATATTTGCCGAAAATAATCGTGGTATTGTTCCCGCCGAAAGCAAAAGAATTGGAAAGAACGGCGCGCAGGCAGGCCTTTCGCGACCCCTCCGTCACGTAATCCAGATCGCATTCGGGATCGGCCGTACCCCGATGGATGGTCGGCGGAATAAACCCGTGGGCCAGTGAAAGCAGGCTGACGATCCCTTCCAGAGCGCCCGCCGCACCCAGGGTATGGGCATGCATGGATTTGGTCGAACTCACGGGAATGGAATACGCCCGCTTACCGAATACCTCTTTTATGGCCCGGGTCTCCGTCACATCATTAACCGGTGTGGCCGTCCCATGGGCGTTGATGTAATCAATATCGGAGGGGGTAAGCCCGCTGTCTTGAAGCGCGGCCTGCATGGAACGCACGGCGCCCGACGCGTTTTCATCAGGCGAGGTCATGTGAAATGAATCACACGTCACACCGTAGCCCAGAATTTCACCATAAATCTTTGCGCCCCGGGCCAACGCGGCCTCCAGGGGTTCCATGACCAGAATGGCCGCCGCCTCACCCAGAGAAAGACCCGCCCGGTTTTTGTCAAAAGGCCGGCAGAAATCCTCATCGACGGATTTCAGCGCATTAAATGCGGCATAGGTGAGCCGGCACATCGGTTCCACACCGCCCGCCAGCATCACGGAGGCCTGACCGTTAACCATCAAATCCCGGGCATAACCCAGCGCAGTGGCGCCCGCGGAACAGGCGGTCATAAATGTGGCCTTGGGGCCCCCGAGTTCCAGATTGGAGGCAATCCGGTCGGCCGACGATGCACAAAAGATGGCGGACAGGCGGGAGAACCTCGACTTCGCCAAACCTTTCTTCAACAGCTCCGCATAGAAGCTTTCCGCTTCCAGAAGCCCGCCCGAACCGCCGCCAATGGCCACACCCATATCTTCTTTGAGTGATGCAGAAAGCGGGTAAAGACCGGCGTCGGTCAGCGCTTCAATCGCTGCGGCAAAGGAAAGCTGATCGGCCCGTGACATTCTTTTGGTGTCAAATCCACCCGGGATACATTGACGGGGATTAAAATTTCTGATCTGGCCGCCCCGATGGGTGCGGAATTCACTCGTATCAAACAGGTCCATCTCAGAAATACCGCAGACGCCCTGCTTAAGCGCGGCGGCAAATTGCGCGACATTGCCGCCAATGGCGTTTATCGTTCCCATGCCCGTAATAACAATACGCTTTTTTTTATCCATATGACTTTTCAGACCTGTCGTGCCTCGTTTTGCTTCCGGTTGTTCGAAACCTAAAATGGGCGGTCCGAAAAGTCAAATAAATATTAATTTTAAATATTAATTTGACTTGGCCGTCCATCCTTTCTATACTTTCGGAACCGGGAATATCAAGAATACCGAATCATCAATATTTTATGAGGATTTATGCTGTCTTACAAAAAACAGGTTATCTTTCTGGTCATCAGTGTTCTTATCTTCTTGGCCTTGTGCTTCTCCATTTACAACGAAGTTAAAAAGCAAACCATCCGGGAATTGAACAGCCGCCAGATGGTTTACGCCGAACTGGCGGCCAACGGCATTGAGGAATCGTTTAATCAACACTTCAAGATCTTGAATTACCTGGCTCATGAAGACCACATTATCGGTCTGAACGGCCATGGTCTTACGCTGATCAAATCATTTAAGAAAATGTCGGGCGATGAAATCCTGGGCATCACACGCCTCAATGCTCAAGGCCGGATTATCTATTCTTATCCCGATGACATTAACAGTAGTGTGGGAACCGACCTGTCCAAACAGGACCACATCCGGGAAATTTTACAAACGAAACAGCCGGTGGTCAGCGACGTTTTTACGGCCGTTCAGGGCTTTAAAGCCATTGCCATTCATGTGCCGGTTTATCGCGGCAGTACCTTTGACGGCACGCTGGCGTTTCTCATCTCATTTGACACCCTGGCAAAGAAATATCTGAAAGACATTAATGTTGAAAATGCCGGCTATGCCTGGATGATCAGCGCCAGAGGAATGGAAATTTACTGCCCCGTCCCAGGCCATACCGGAAATTCCGTCATGGACAACTGCAAGGACTTTCCTGACATCATCGCCATGGCCGGGAAGATGATGAAAGGTGAAAAAGGTTTCACAACCTATACGTTTGAAAAACCAGGTACAGGCAACGTCACCAAAACTCAGAAACATGCCGTTTACATGCCGGTTAAAACAGGCAATACTTTCTGGTCCATTGTTGTCGCCACGCCCGAAGATACTGTTTTGGCCCCCATGCAAAACTTCCGGAATCAGCTCATCATTATCGTTCTGATTCTCCTGATCGTTTTTACTGCCATCGCTTACACCATAGCCCGGGTGCAAAGCGCCGCCGTCGAGCAGCAGAAAAGGCGTCAGATCGAAGATGACCTGATCAAATCCGCGCAGGAAATCAACGATCTATATCACAACGCCCCCTGCGGCTATCACTCCATTGATGCGAACGGCAACATTGTCCGCATCAACGACACGGAACTGGACTGGCTGGGCTATTCACGGGAAGAACTGATCGGCAAGCCTTACAAACAATTTTTATCGGATGCCAGCCGGGATCAATTCTCAACGGCTCTTACCCGGTTAAAAGAACAAGGCCACGTGCGCGATGTGGAATATGACATGATGCGCAAAGACGGATCAACCTTTCCCGTCCTCATTACGGCTTCGGCAATCCAGGACGCGGAAGGCAACTTCATCATGAGCCGCTCGATGGCTGTGGACATCGCACTCCGCCGGCATCATGAAGCACTGCTTTGCGAAAGCGAAGAGCTTTACAGGACCGCCGTAGAGAACACCAGTGACGGAATCTCGATCGCCGATATTCAGACAGGCAAATATTTATATGCCAACCAGCGGTTGATGAATACTCTGGGCAGGCCTGATGAAAGCATCATCGGCAAACCGATAGACGGTTATATTCACCCGGACGACCGCGGCTTGAGCAGAAAATGTTTTAAGGCCAGAAAAAAAGGCGACCCGAATGCCGCGCATTATGAAGTGCGCGCGTTCAGACCGGACGGGGCCACGATCATGCTCAGCGTCACGGCAACCGAGATCATTTATCAGGGGAAACCGGCCGTCATCAGTTTTGTTACCGACATCACGCAGCAAAAACAAACGGAAACGGCCCTGCGGGAAAGCGAAGAACTTTACAGAACCGCCATCGAAAACACCAGCGACGGCGTTTCCATCCTGCAGGACGGTAAATACATTTACGTCAATCAGAAGTTTCTGGATACGCTGGGTGTGACCCGTGACGCCATTATCAACCAACCGCTCGGGATCCTGGCGGGCCCCGAAGCCCGGGAAGGATTGAAGGAATTCTTAGACAGACACTCCCGGGATACGTCGCTGCACGACACGTATGTTACGCGCGTCCTGAAACCCGACGGAACTTCCATCTATCTGCAATCATCGTCCGTCGATATCATCTACCAGGGGAAACCGTCCATTCTCAACTTTATTCAGGATATCACGGAGCGGAAAAACGCGGAACAGGCGCTGCGCGAAAGCGAGGAACTTTACCGGACCGCCATGGAAAAAACCAATGACGGCATATCCATTGTTCAGGACGGGAAATACGTTTATGTCAATCAAAAATTATTGAAAACGATCGGCCGGAAAGAGGCGGAAATTATCAACCAGCCCCTGGGAATATATATGCGTCCCGACGATTTCGAAAGGGTGAACCATTATTTCATCGCCAGGATTCAGGGCGAAGATGCGCCGTCAAGCTACGATGTCCGGGTCATAAAACCTGATGATTCCTGTGTCACGCTGAATGTCAAGGCCGTCAGAATCACGTATCAGGGGAAACCGGCCACCATTTCGTTCGTCACGGACGTCACGGAACAAAAAAGGGCCGAAGAAGCCCTGCGGCGAAGCGAAGAGCGATATCGGACGATCATTGAAAGCATTGAAGACGACTATTTTGAAACGGATCTGGACGGCCATATCACTTTTTTCAACAAACCGGTGAGTTGTGTGGGGGTCAGCCGGGAAGAGTTTATGGGCTCAAAGCATACAAAATTCATGAAGCCGGAAATGGCGGAAAGAATCTATAAAACCTTCAGGCAGGTCTATTTCAGCGGGATGCCCGTGCGGATGGTGAATTATGAGTTTGTCCGCACAGACGGCGGCATCAGCCATCAGGAAATGTCGGTATCCCTGATCCGCAACGAGGCCGGCGAGCCGACCGGCTTCCGCGGCATCTCCCGGAATGTGTCGGAACGCTTCAAGATGGAAGAAGAGCGCAACAAACTGACCGAACAGCTTTATCAGGCCCGGAAGATGGAAGCCATCGGCACACTGGCCGGAGGCATCGCCCATGACTTCAACAACCTGCTGATGGGCATCCAGGGTTACGCATCCCTGATGCTGCTGGAGGTGGATGCAAAACATCCTTATTACGAACAACTCAAGTCGATGCAGTCCCTTGTGCAAAGCGGCGCCGGTCTGACCAAGCAGTTACTGGGTTTTGCCCGGGTCGGCCGTTATGAAGTCGCCACCACCGATCTCAATGATTTGATCAGTAAGTCCATCAACATTTTCGGCAGAACCAAAAAGGAAATCAGCATTTTTGAAAAATACGAGGAATCCATCCGAACGGTCGAAGTTGACCGGGGCCAGATTGAACAAGTCCTCTTGAACATCTTCGTCAATGCCTGGCAGGCCATGCCGGGCGGCGGCTCGCTTTATCTGGAAACCCAAAACGCAGTCCTGGACAAAGCCGCGGCGGATCAGCATGGTTTAAAATCCGGGCATTACGTCAAAGTGTCGATTACCGACACCGGCGTGGGCATGGATGAAAAAACACGGCAGCGGATATTTGATCCTTTTTTCACCACAAAGGAAATGGGGCGGGGCACCGGCCTGGGACTGGCTTCCGCTTACGGCATTATCAAAGGTCATGAAGGCATCATCACGGTTTACAGCGAAAAAGGGCATGGAACAACTTTCAATATTTACCTGCCGGTCTCGTTCAAAGAAATCGCCTCCGAAGCGCCGGTGGAGTCCGAATTGATCGGCGGACGGGAAACGATTCTGCTCATTGATGATGAAGAAGTGATCACCGAAGTAACAAGCCGGCTTCTGAACGAACTGGGCTATGCCATCATCACGGCCGGCAGCGGCGAAGAAGCCATCAAGATTTATGCGCAGAAGCATGCGGATATTGATCTGGTCATCATCGATATGATCATGCCGGGAATGAGCGGCAGCGATACCTTCGACCGGATCAAAGCCATCAATCCATCCGTGAGGGCAATGCTGTCGAGCGGTTACAGCCTGAACGGCAAGGCAAAGGTCATTATGGACAAAGGGGTGCGCGTTTTCCTCCAGAAACCTTACCGGCTTAATGATCTGGGCAGGAAAATACGGGAAGCATTGTCAGACTGAGCGCTTCCCGCTCAGTCTGACAGCTGTAGGCTGAAGGCCGAAGCCTGTTAGGTCACTTTGAGGGGCGCGAAGCGCCCTTATATCTCAACCTTCAGCCTTCGGCCTTCAGTCTAATAACCTTATTCAAACATCTTCTTTCCGAATTGATCGAGATGCACCATATCGGACAGCGTTTTGCGCGCCGGGCCTTCCTTGGCTTCGAGAGTCCTGCGTCCAACGGGGATGACCGCAGCCACTTCGTAACCGACGGGCAGGGAAATGACTTTCCTGCAGGCATCATGATCCATCAAGCCGACCACCACCGTGCCCAAACCCATCTCATGCGCCGTGAGACAAAGCGTCTGCGTGGCAATTCCCAGATCAAACATATACCAGTTGGCATGTTTGGTGACATCCTGCCCGCCGTAGCAACCGGATACGCCCGTTTTGGCGCAAACCACAATCAGGGCGGAAGCCGCGAGCGAACATTTTGTCGCGGGATTTTTTCCGGCATAGCTCGCCACGACTTTGGCA
This portion of the Deltaproteobacteria bacterium HGW-Deltaproteobacteria-6 genome encodes:
- a CDS encoding histidine ammonia-lyase → MKKSRRPTKCLKCSKEWSKRKSRTGPIDSVSVRRDDWVKGEFEPMKKIGNKAAVVIDGGHVSFEDILAVAEDGVPVVISTAAAFVKRMGKTQKALMDAMQKGVAVYGVNTGYGKSCGNRINMKTAMKNGFNIFRFHGCGTGDPIGIPETRAAMLTRIICLSRGYSGVSIGLLKQMADFLNEGITPVVPCEGSVGASGDLTPMSYIGAALMGERDVFYRDDIMPAAKALKKAGLKPYRYLPKEPLSMVNGTTTMTGIAVMDVGRAERILDAAIVATALSVHAMKGNAHHYHPVISGAKPFPGQTHVAGKISQLLTARVSARRLEDDALETLQDPYSLRCAPQVLGVLADALTWIKKWVEIEANSSNDNPIFDPATGEVLMGGNFYGGHIAFAMDGLKAALASAADMCDRQIMLLVNPNLNRGLPGDLVFQNGNGQGLHHGFKAMSISSSALTAEALKATMPAASFSRSTESHNQDKVSMGTIAARDAERVCTLTERVVSIHLLAAAQACDIRQNVQVRPLLAKTLQNIRRVSDPVTEDRPLDEDIERMCLVIRYTDFFRGKS
- a CDS encoding beta-ketoacyl-[acyl-carrier-protein] synthase II produces the protein MDKKKRIVITGMGTINAIGGNVAQFAAALKQGVCGISEMDLFDTSEFRTHRGGQIRNFNPRQCIPGGFDTKRMSRADQLSFAAAIEALTDAGLYPLSASLKEDMGVAIGGGSGGLLEAESFYAELLKKGLAKSRFSRLSAIFCASSADRIASNLELGGPKATFMTACSAGATALGYARDLMVNGQASVMLAGGVEPMCRLTYAAFNALKSVDEDFCRPFDKNRAGLSLGEAAAILVMEPLEAALARGAKIYGEILGYGVTCDSFHMTSPDENASGAVRSMQAALQDSGLTPSDIDYINAHGTATPVNDVTETRAIKEVFGKRAYSIPVSSTKSMHAHTLGAAGALEGIVSLLSLAHGFIPPTIHRGTADPECDLDYVTEGSRKACLRAVLSNSFAFGGNNTTIIFGKYEGRGAVHG
- a CDS encoding nitroreductase; amino-acid sequence: MELQEAIRKRRSVRRFTDDFVTDDELKNIFEAVRWSPSWSNTQAWEFIVVRDRDLIAKVVASYAGKNPATKCSLAASALIVVCAKTGVSGCYGGQDVTKHANWYMFDLGIATQTLCLTAHEMGLGTVVVGLMDHDACRKVISLPVGYEVAAVIPVGRRTLEAKEGPARKTLSDMVHLDQFGKKMFE
- a CDS encoding radical SAM protein, which gives rise to MHFLLIYPKWEKLDRQTSFTLPPHGPVVMAACLPEDVDVKFIDENVEPVDFDAAVDFVGISMMLTAQVKRGWEIADAFRARGVKVICGGIATMLHAEESEQHADAVFLGEAEGWMEQVFADFEAGRLQKVYNYMQNFQPIESVGTARRGILNRGMYNYKGVQMVDLVHASRGCRFNCYPCCVNFLGGRSFRPRPYDKVVEEMAGINNNRLFIVDNSLAQDKDWEMGLFKEMIPLKKKWCCHPIENDDKVLDLAAQAGAWFVYQAIFDSSDFIRERVKRYHDYGIGVEGSILLGLDYHTEDYIKRLVDFLLEIELDMAEFTVLTPFPHTRTFDDLHREGRIASYDWNRYTCGKVVFQPKLMTPEALQQMYYYAWDTFYEEEPQTYKMFKMLKRVVEKEKQDGTYRQRVRPQR